A window from Enterocloster bolteae encodes these proteins:
- a CDS encoding helix-turn-helix domain-containing protein, protein MGFSEQLKKARVSMGYTQQQVADALGLTASTYCGYETGKRQPDVAKLKQLARILNTTGSFLLETEPVQNTCRPDPGSGNDLMVSYGRLNERSKKAVDDLVALLLDLQEKSKE, encoded by the coding sequence ATGGGATTTTCCGAACAACTGAAAAAAGCCAGGGTTTCCATGGGGTATACGCAGCAGCAGGTAGCGGACGCCTTAGGCCTGACAGCCAGCACCTACTGCGGATACGAAACAGGCAAACGACAGCCGGATGTGGCTAAACTGAAGCAGCTGGCCCGGATTCTGAACACTACCGGCAGCTTCCTTCTGGAGACAGAGCCTGTTCAGAACACATGCCGGCCGGACCCTGGGTCTGGCAATGACCTCATGGTCTCCTATGGCAGGCTCAATGAACGGTCAAAAAAAGCAGTGGATGATTTGGTGGCCCTGCTGCTGGATTTGCAGGAAAAGAGCAAAGAATAA
- a CDS encoding helix-turn-helix domain-containing protein → MNTLGERLNYARKQKGYTQDSLAQTIGVSRGVIFNLEKNKTEPQAIVINAVCQILNINKEWLTDGTGDMESGNQAFQSAKLLEELYDIAKELSEDEQLFLLDTVKALKLRLGKRQ, encoded by the coding sequence ATGAATACATTGGGAGAACGACTCAACTATGCGCGGAAACAAAAGGGATATACCCAGGATTCTCTTGCCCAGACCATCGGCGTATCCAGAGGTGTCATCTTCAACCTGGAAAAAAACAAGACAGAACCGCAGGCCATTGTCATCAATGCAGTCTGCCAGATACTGAACATTAATAAAGAATGGCTCACCGACGGCACAGGAGACATGGAATCCGGAAACCAGGCCTTTCAAAGCGCAAAACTGCTGGAGGAACTCTATGATATTGCCAAGGAACTCTCAGAGGATGAACAGCTATTCCTTTTGGACACGGTCAAAGCGCTGAAACTGCGTCTGGGCAAGCGGCAGTAG